From a region of the Asterias amurensis chromosome 2, ASM3211899v1 genome:
- the LOC139952563 gene encoding integrase/recombinase xerD homolog, translating into MTDRVSSRRVSSARRRIRGLCSTLVRACHDYLLGYGTEHNFCCSLFTLSVSDRWLALSHSATDPELKQLALGALPKLLMSSRAHSTTIKYSNSWKRWESWASSKTGVKSFPVNPTDFALYLSSFYSSGHKTAADSAAAAVAWAHSLAGLPSPTNDPLVKTTIQGYKRLTASTPNRKEPVTPEIMAKLYNAHGQPSAALGDLRILFVCFVCYAGFLRFNDISNVRRTDCSILSDSLVIHLCKSKTDQYRQGNNITIARTFQPTCPVVITERYFQAMGDPDTSLLPVLRRMTRSKTGLVPTTHGLSYTRTREIVLEALRPFVPDIHKFGLHSLRSGGASAASKALLPSHLISMHGRWKTEKARNAYIKTDPQTRLLPSSVLGI; encoded by the exons atgaccgaccgtgttagctcgCGACGTGTTAGTTCTGCTCGGCGTAGAATACGCGGACT GTGCAGCACGCTCGTTAGAGCGTGCCATGATTAC cTTTTAGGCTATGGTACGGAGCACAACTTTTGCTGCTCTCTTTTTACTTTGTCTGTTTCAGATAGATGGTTGGCACTCTCTCATTCAGCAACTGACCCGGAACTAAAGCAACTTGCCCTTGGAGCCCTACCAAAACTATTAATGTCATCAAGAGCACACTCAACAACGATAAAATACAGCAATAGTTGGAAACGATGGGAATCATGGGCTTCATCCAAGACCGGCGTCAAATCATTTCCCGTCAACCCAACAGATTTCGCCCTatatttgtcttcattttattcatccGGTCATAAAACGGCAGCAGATTCTGCAGCAGCTGCTGTTGCCTGGGCACATAGCTTGGCTGGATTACCGTCACCTACAAACGATCCATTGGTCAAAACAACCATACAAGGCTACAAGAGACTCACAGCCTCTACCCCAAATCGGAAGGAACCGGTAACACCTGAAATCATGGCAAAACTTTATAATGCTCACGGTCAACCTAGTGCAGCATTAGGCGATTTACGCATCCTATTCGTATGCTTTGTCTGTTACGCAGGTTTCCTTCGTTTCAACGACATCAGTAATGTAAGACGAACGGACTGTAGTATACTCAGTGACAGTCTCGTCATACATTTATGCAAGTCAAAAACTGATCAATACCGCCAGGGCAATAATATAACAATTGCAAGAACATTTCAGCCAACCTGTCCAGTTGTAATCACAGAACGATATTTCCAAGCAATGGGCGATCCTGACACTTCTCTTCTACCGGTACTTCGCAGAATGACACGTTCCAAAACCGGTCTCGTTCCTACTACTCATGGGTTAAGCTACACCAGAACCAGAGAGATTGTACTAGAAGCCCTCCGACCATTCGTTCCAGATATTCACAAGTTCGGACTCCATAGCCTGAGGTCAGGCGGTGCATCCGCAGCTTCAAAGGCCCTACTCCCATCTCACTTAATATCCATGCACGGAAGATGGAAAACCGAAAAGGCCAGAAATGCATACATAAAAACTGATCCGCAAACACGTTTGCTCCCCTCATCTGTACTTggaatttga
- the LOC139952571 gene encoding lectin BRA-3-like produces the protein MTHLVRSLGITGETHATGSLRRHFPGLKLETSVLVVPTSDQENEFISQFILTYGRVWIDCNDLEVEGTVKCREGNEDVAYRNWYSSQPNNRNGDEDCAVLTTMWGSIKGQWHEVNCYSPLPALCKMAGRPVFHV, from the coding sequence ATGACACATCTTGTCCGGAGTCTTGGCATTACTGGGGAAACTCATGCTACAGGATCACTTAGACGACATTTCCCTGGTCTAAAGCTAGAGACGAGTGTTCTAGTGGTACCAACCTCTGATCAAGAAAATGAGTTTAtatcacaatttattttaaCTTATGGGAGAGTATGGATCGACTGTAATGATTTAGAGGTAGAGGGGACAGTGAAGTGCAGAGAGGGTAACGAAGACGTCGCTTACAGAAACTGGTACTCTTCACAACCAAATAACCGGAACGGAGATGAAGATTGTGCGGTCTTGACTACAATGTGGGGGAGTATTAAGGGTCAATGGCATGAAGTGAACTGTTACAGCCCATTACCAgctctttgcaaaatggctGGCAGACCAGTCTTTCACGTGTGA
- the LOC139954497 gene encoding C-type lectin domain family 4 member M-like, with translation MVCKMLASKLLGVVGLIMANYAAVNGRCWKKAPITGGTPQCPPTWSQWQDKCYKMNDDFVTWEEGKQICFELGGVMVVPQSKEEIQHLLNMCSWNSFWIGCNDIENEGTWVCLDGEGTVDVQDKRWDDDEPNSDGDEGCAAGSASGWFDFGCDVYTKLICQRHV, from the exons ATGGTTTGCAAAATGTTGGCGAGCAAACTGCTTGGTGTTGTTGGTTTAATTATGGCAAACTACGCTGCCGTAAATGGGAGGTGTTGGAAGAAGGCCCCCATCACCGGAGGGACACCGCAATGCCCCCCTACTTGGAGCCAGTGGCAAGACAAATGCTATAAGATGAATGATGACTTCGTTACATGGGAAGAGGGAAAACAGATTTGTTTTGAGTTGGGTGGGGTGATGGTTGTCCCTCAGTCCAAAGAAGAGATACAACACCTCCTCAATATGTGCAGTTGGAACAGTTTCTGGATTGGTTGCAACGACATTGAAAATGAAG GTACGTGGGTGTGTTTGGATGGTGAAGGTACTGTTGACGTGCAGGACAAGAGATGGGATGATGATGAGCCAAATAGTGACGGCGACGAAGGTTGCGCCGCAGGCTCTGCTTCAGGCTGGTTCGATTTTGGATGTGATGTATACACCAAATTAATATGCCAGCGCCATGTGTAA